The proteins below are encoded in one region of Chroicocephalus ridibundus chromosome 9, bChrRid1.1, whole genome shotgun sequence:
- the CHMP1B gene encoding charged multivesicular body protein 1b has product MSNMEKHLFNLKFAAKELNRNSKKCDKEEKAEKAKIKKAIQKGNMEVARIHAENAIRQKNQAINFLRMSARVDAVAARVQTAVTMGKVTKSMAGVVKSMDATLKSMNLEKISALMDKFEHQFETLDVQTQQMEDTMSNTTTLTTPQNQVDMLLQEMADEAGLDLNMELPQGQTGSVGTSVASAEQDELSQRLARLRDQV; this is encoded by the exons ATGTCCAACATGGAGA AACACCTGTTTAATTTGAAGTTTGCTGCAAAGGAACTCAACAGGAACTCAAAAAAATGCgacaaagaagaaaaggctgagaaagctaAAATTAAGAAG GCAATCCAGAAGGGTAACATGGAAGTCGCACGAATACACGCGGAAAATGCAATCCGGCAGAAGAATCAAGCCATCAATTTCTTGCGCATGAGTGCCAGGGTAGATGCTGTAGCAGCAAGAGTTCAGACTGCAGTGACAATGGGCAAG GTAACAAAGTCAATGGCAGGGGTAGTTAAGTCTATGGATGCCACACTGAAGAGCATGAACTTGGAgaag ataTCTGCACTAATGGATAAATTTGAGCATCAGTTTGAAACACTAGACGTTCAGACACAACAGATGGAAGACACAATGAGCAACACTACTACGCTAACAACGCCACAG AACCAGGTGGATATGCTTCTACAGGAAATGGCAGATGAAGCAGG TCTTGATCTGAACATGGAACTACCTCAAGGACAGACAGGTTCTGTTGGTACAAGCGTTGCCTCAGCAGAACAG GATGAGCTGTCACAGAGATTGGCCCGCCTACGTGATCAAGTTTAA